A genomic window from Streptomyces sp. MST-110588 includes:
- the coxB gene encoding cytochrome c oxidase subunit II: MSPNGSDRSSRRPMRRKLPQVLAAGLVLATATGCTYKDFPRLGMPSPITDEAPRILSLWQGSWAAALAVGVLVWGLIIWSWIFHRRSRTKVEVPAQTRYNMPIEALYTIVPFIIIAVLFYFTARDENELLKTSKKPDHVINVVGFQWSWAFNYMEDVDGKKSTTNIDSKEVSAIPDKWKKSVPAGAEGVYDQGIPGTHDPDTGNPGPTLWLPKGETVQFVLTSRDVIHSFWVVPFLMKQDVIPGHTNVFEVTPNKEGTFMGKCAELCGVDHSRMLFNVKVVSPKAYREHLKDLAKKGQTGYLPSGIKQTDHARNAETNHK; the protein is encoded by the coding sequence GTGAGTCCCAACGGCTCCGACCGCTCGTCGCGGCGCCCGATGCGGCGGAAGCTGCCGCAGGTGCTGGCTGCGGGCCTGGTCCTGGCGACCGCGACCGGTTGCACATATAAGGACTTTCCTCGCCTCGGCATGCCATCGCCCATCACGGACGAGGCGCCGCGGATCCTCTCCCTTTGGCAGGGCTCCTGGGCCGCCGCTCTTGCAGTGGGCGTGCTGGTGTGGGGCCTGATCATCTGGAGCTGGATCTTCCACCGCCGCAGCAGGACCAAGGTGGAGGTCCCCGCACAGACCCGGTACAACATGCCGATCGAGGCGTTGTACACCATCGTCCCCTTCATCATCATCGCGGTGCTCTTCTACTTCACCGCGCGCGACGAGAACGAACTCCTGAAGACCTCCAAGAAGCCGGACCACGTCATCAACGTGGTGGGCTTCCAGTGGAGCTGGGCGTTCAACTACATGGAGGACGTGGACGGCAAGAAGTCGACCACGAACATCGACTCCAAGGAAGTCTCCGCGATCCCGGACAAGTGGAAGAAGAGCGTGCCTGCCGGGGCCGAGGGCGTCTACGACCAGGGCATCCCGGGCACTCACGACCCGGACACCGGTAACCCCGGCCCGACCCTGTGGCTGCCCAAGGGCGAGACGGTCCAGTTCGTCCTGACCTCGCGTGACGTCATCCACTCCTTCTGGGTGGTGCCGTTCCTGATGAAGCAGGACGTCATCCCGGGTCACACCAACGTCTTCGAGGTGACTCCCAACAAGGAGGGCACCTTCATGGGCAAGTGCGCCGAGCTCTGCGGTGTCGACCACTCCCGGATGCTCTTCAACGTCAAGGTCGTCTCCCCCAAGGCATACCGGGAGCACCTGAAGGACCTGGCGAAGAAGGGCCAGACCGGTTACCTGCCGTCGGGCATCAAGCAGACGGATCACGCCAGGAACGCGGAGACCAACCACAAGTGA
- the ctaD gene encoding cytochrome c oxidase subunit I, translated as MSILNESQGAAAPTAPAAPPVRQKQPGIAVVKWLTTTDHKTIGTMYLVTSFVFFCIGGVMALLMRAELARPGTQLMSNEQFNQAFTMHGTIMLLMFATPLFAGFANWIMPLQIGAPDVAFPRLNMFAYWLYLFGSLIAVAGFLTPQGAADFGWFAYSPLSDAVRSPGVGADMWIMGLAFSGFGTILGSVNFITTIICMRAPGMTMFRMPIFTWNVLLTGVLVLLAFPVLAAALFALEADRKFGAHVFDAANGGALLWQHLFWFFGHPEVYIIALPFFGIISEVIPVFSRKPMFGYWGLVAATISIAGLSVTVWAHHMYVTGGVLLPFFSFMTFLIAVPTGVKFFNWIGTMWKGSLSFETPMLWAVGFLITFTFGGLTGVILASPPMDFHVSDSYFVVAHFHYVIFGTVVFAMFAGFHFWWPKFTGKMLDERLGKITFWTLFIGFHGTFLVQHWLGAEGMPRRYPDYLAADGFTALNTISTISSFLLGLSILPFFYNVWKTGKYGKKVEVDDPWGYGRSLEWATSCPPPRHNFTVLPRIRSESPAFDLHHPEIAALDALENGHSPADDKALAGGKEAGK; from the coding sequence GTGAGCATCCTCAACGAATCTCAGGGTGCCGCCGCCCCAACGGCTCCGGCAGCACCGCCCGTACGCCAGAAGCAACCCGGTATCGCCGTGGTGAAGTGGCTGACGACGACCGACCACAAGACCATCGGCACGATGTACCTGGTCACGTCGTTCGTGTTCTTCTGCATCGGTGGCGTGATGGCGCTGCTGATGCGCGCCGAGCTCGCTCGTCCCGGCACGCAGCTCATGTCGAACGAGCAGTTCAACCAGGCGTTCACGATGCACGGCACGATCATGCTGCTGATGTTCGCGACGCCGCTGTTCGCCGGGTTCGCGAACTGGATCATGCCGCTGCAGATCGGTGCGCCCGACGTGGCGTTCCCGCGGCTGAACATGTTCGCCTACTGGCTCTACCTCTTCGGCTCGCTGATCGCGGTGGCCGGCTTCCTCACCCCGCAGGGTGCGGCCGACTTCGGCTGGTTCGCCTACTCCCCGCTCTCGGACGCGGTCCGCTCGCCGGGCGTCGGCGCCGACATGTGGATCATGGGTCTGGCGTTCTCCGGTTTCGGTACGATCCTGGGCTCGGTCAACTTCATCACCACGATCATCTGCATGCGCGCTCCGGGCATGACGATGTTCCGTATGCCGATCTTCACCTGGAACGTGCTGCTCACCGGTGTGCTGGTGCTGCTGGCCTTCCCGGTGCTGGCCGCGGCGCTGTTCGCGCTGGAGGCGGACCGTAAATTCGGGGCGCATGTCTTCGATGCGGCCAACGGCGGGGCGCTGTTGTGGCAGCACCTGTTCTGGTTCTTCGGCCATCCCGAGGTCTACATCATCGCGCTGCCGTTCTTCGGCATCATTTCCGAGGTCATTCCGGTGTTCTCCCGGAAGCCGATGTTCGGTTACTGGGGCCTGGTCGCGGCCACCATTTCGATCGCCGGTCTTTCGGTGACGGTGTGGGCGCACCACATGTATGTGACGGGCGGCGTGCTGTTGCCGTTCTTCTCCTTCATGACGTTCCTGATCGCGGTGCCGACCGGTGTGAAGTTCTTCAACTGGATCGGCACGATGTGGAAGGGCTCGCTGTCCTTCGAGACGCCGATGCTGTGGGCGGTCGGCTTCCTGATCACCTTCACCTTCGGTGGTCTGACCGGTGTGATCCTGGCGTCGCCGCCGATGGACTTCCACGTCTCGGACTCGTACTTCGTGGTGGCGCACTTCCACTACGTCATCTTCGGTACGGTCGTCTTCGCGATGTTCGCCGGCTTCCACTTCTGGTGGCCGAAGTTCACCGGCAAGATGCTGGACGAGCGGCTCGGCAAGATCACGTTCTGGACGCTGTTCATCGGCTTCCACGGCACCTTCCTCGTCCAGCACTGGCTGGGCGCCGAGGGCATGCCGCGGCGTTACCCGGACTACCTCGCGGCCGACGGCTTCACCGCCCTGAACACGATCTCCACGATCAGCTCGTTCCTGCTGGGCCTGTCGATCCTGCCCTTCTTCTACAACGTGTGGAAGACCGGCAAGTACGGCAAGAAGGTGGAGGTCGACGACCCGTGGGGTTACGGCCGTTCGCTGGAGTGGGCGACCTCCTGCCCGCCGCCGCGGCACAACTTCACCGTGCTGCCGCGCATCCGCTCCGAATCCCCGGCGTTCGACCTGCACCACCCCGAGATCGCGGCCCTGGACGCC